Proteins co-encoded in one Paraburkholderia terrae genomic window:
- the mutL gene encoding DNA mismatch repair endonuclease MutL, translated as MSSRDASAAESALTPRPLRAIQPLPDQLISQIAAGEVVERPASVVKELLENALDAGAKTLRILLDEGGVKRISITDDGCGIPEGELALALMRHATSKIRSLAELEAVATLGFRGEALASIASVSDMHITSRTENDSHATRIDAQTGALSPAAGTRGTTIEVRELYFNTPARRKFLKSEQTELGHCLEMIRRAALARPDVAISVLHNGRAVEHWNASDPATRVAKILGETFATAHLPLDESAGPLAVYGCAGLPTASRGRADQQYFFVNGRFVRDKLLTHAVRAAYEDVLHGDRYPSYVLFLDLPPEAVDVNVHPSKIEVRFRDSRSIHQFVFHAVQRSLARHAGASPETTSGGHAARIDPMPFPTPATPATPASFGSTPLGGGFRVSDGGSSQPGNTWLRQARMTQGTLPVAQPLALYDALFGRKDTGAGTPQGTTSFELRDAADSVGNDGASAPAAGFAGFTGLAPQSAIAPQSFDANDEQPLGFALGQIHGIYVLAQNARGLVIVDMHAAHERILYEQFKNALVDRAIAVQPLLIPVSMPADGVEIGVVDEERETLDALGFDLAVLSPTTIAIRAVPALLKDADLQALARAVLSDLHAYGGSRVLTERQHELLGTLACHHAVRANRRLTLDEMNALLRQMEATERADQCNHGRPTWYQLTLADLDRLFMRGQ; from the coding sequence GTGTCCAGCCGCGACGCAAGCGCAGCCGAAAGCGCCCTTACGCCGCGTCCGCTGCGCGCGATCCAGCCACTGCCCGACCAGCTGATCAGCCAGATCGCCGCGGGCGAAGTGGTCGAGCGACCGGCATCGGTGGTGAAGGAATTGCTCGAAAATGCGCTCGACGCGGGCGCGAAGACGCTGCGCATCCTGCTCGACGAAGGCGGCGTCAAGCGCATCTCGATCACCGACGACGGCTGCGGCATTCCCGAAGGCGAGCTTGCGCTCGCGCTGATGCGTCATGCGACCAGCAAGATCCGCTCGCTCGCCGAACTCGAAGCCGTGGCGACACTCGGGTTTCGCGGCGAAGCGCTGGCGTCGATCGCGTCGGTGTCGGACATGCACATCACGAGCCGCACGGAGAACGATTCGCACGCGACGCGCATCGACGCGCAGACGGGCGCGTTGTCGCCTGCGGCAGGCACGCGCGGCACGACGATCGAAGTGCGCGAGCTGTACTTCAACACGCCCGCGCGGCGCAAATTCCTCAAGAGCGAACAGACCGAACTCGGCCACTGCCTGGAGATGATCCGGCGCGCGGCGCTCGCGCGGCCCGATGTCGCGATTTCGGTGCTGCATAACGGCCGCGCCGTCGAGCACTGGAACGCCAGCGATCCCGCCACGCGCGTCGCGAAGATTCTCGGCGAGACGTTCGCGACTGCGCATTTGCCGCTCGATGAATCGGCGGGACCGCTTGCCGTCTACGGCTGCGCCGGCTTGCCGACTGCGAGCCGCGGACGCGCCGATCAGCAGTATTTCTTCGTCAACGGCCGCTTCGTGCGCGACAAGCTGCTCACGCACGCCGTGCGCGCCGCGTACGAAGATGTGCTGCACGGCGACCGTTATCCGTCGTATGTGCTGTTTCTCGATCTGCCACCCGAGGCCGTCGACGTGAACGTGCATCCGTCGAAGATCGAAGTACGCTTTCGCGATTCGCGTTCGATTCACCAGTTCGTGTTCCATGCCGTGCAGCGATCGCTCGCGCGGCACGCGGGGGCATCGCCCGAAACGACGTCGGGTGGACATGCTGCGCGCATCGATCCGATGCCTTTTCCGACGCCGGCAACGCCCGCCACACCCGCATCATTTGGCTCAACGCCGCTTGGCGGCGGTTTCCGGGTCAGCGATGGCGGCAGTTCGCAACCGGGCAATACCTGGCTGCGCCAGGCGCGCATGACGCAAGGCACGCTGCCCGTCGCGCAGCCGCTCGCGCTTTACGACGCGTTGTTCGGCCGCAAGGACACGGGCGCGGGTACGCCACAAGGCACGACTTCTTTCGAACTGCGCGACGCGGCGGATTCCGTCGGGAATGATGGTGCGTCTGCGCCTGCCGCGGGCTTTGCAGGTTTCACGGGTTTGGCGCCTCAGTCGGCCATCGCGCCGCAGAGTTTCGACGCGAACGACGAACAGCCGCTCGGCTTCGCGCTTGGCCAGATCCACGGCATCTACGTGCTTGCGCAGAACGCGCGTGGACTGGTGATCGTCGATATGCACGCGGCGCACGAGCGGATTCTGTACGAGCAGTTCAAGAACGCGCTCGTGGACCGCGCGATCGCCGTGCAGCCGCTGTTGATTCCCGTGTCGATGCCGGCTGACGGGGTCGAGATCGGCGTCGTCGACGAGGAGCGCGAGACGCTCGATGCGCTCGGCTTTGATCTGGCCGTGCTGTCGCCGACAACCATCGCGATTCGCGCCGTCCCCGCGCTGCTGAAGGATGCCGATTTGCAGGCGCTCGCGCGCGCGGTGTTATCCGATCTGCACGCGTACGGCGGCTCACGCGTGCTGACCGAGCGCCAGCACGAGCTGCTTGGCACGCTTGCCTGCCATCACGCGGTGCGCGCCAACCGGCGCCTCACGCTCGACGAAATGAATGCGCTGCTGCGCCAGATGGAGGCGACCGAGCGCGCGGACCAGTGCAATCACGGGCGCCCGACCTGGTATCAGTTGACGCTCGCCGATCTCGATCGGCTGTTCATGCGCGGACAGTGA
- the miaA gene encoding tRNA (adenosine(37)-N6)-dimethylallyltransferase MiaA, whose amino-acid sequence MTQHAPQPIACLLGPTASGKTAAALAFAARAPVEIVSVDSALVYREMDIGTAKPSAEERAVAPHHLIDIVDPVDAYSAADFRADALRLVGEIVARGNVPLLVGGTMLYYKALTQGLNDLPAADPDVRATLDADAAREGWPALHARLAAVDSVTAARLAPNDSQRIQRALEVFMLTGQPMSALLAAPTRDDDAARLYRFVPIALEPSDRSVLHARIAARFDAMLAAGFVDEVKRLRARGDLHPGLPSMRCVGYRQAWEYLDGETDYDTMRDKGVFATRQLCKRQLTWLRAMSERVVVDCCAADATLLALQAIERVVG is encoded by the coding sequence ATGACGCAGCACGCCCCCCAACCGATCGCCTGCCTGCTCGGCCCGACCGCTTCCGGCAAGACGGCGGCCGCATTGGCGTTCGCTGCGCGCGCGCCTGTGGAGATCGTCAGCGTCGATTCGGCGCTGGTGTATCGCGAGATGGATATCGGCACTGCGAAGCCGTCGGCGGAGGAACGCGCCGTCGCGCCTCACCATCTGATCGATATCGTCGATCCTGTCGATGCTTACTCGGCCGCCGATTTCCGCGCCGATGCGTTGCGCCTGGTCGGCGAGATCGTTGCGCGCGGGAATGTGCCGTTGCTGGTTGGCGGCACGATGCTGTACTACAAGGCGTTGACGCAAGGGCTGAACGACCTGCCTGCCGCCGATCCCGACGTGCGTGCGACGCTTGATGCCGACGCTGCACGCGAAGGCTGGCCGGCACTGCATGCGCGCCTCGCGGCTGTCGATTCCGTCACGGCCGCGCGCCTCGCGCCGAACGATTCGCAGCGCATCCAGCGAGCACTCGAAGTGTTCATGCTGACGGGGCAGCCGATGTCGGCGTTGCTCGCCGCGCCTACGCGCGATGATGATGCCGCGCGGCTTTATCGATTCGTTCCGATCGCATTGGAGCCTTCTGATCGGAGCGTGCTGCATGCGCGTATTGCGGCGCGGTTTGATGCGATGCTTGCGGCTGGGTTTGTTGATGAGGTGAAGCGGCTGCGCGCGCGAGGGGATTTGCATCCGGGGTTGCCTTCCATGCGGTGTGTTGGGTATAGGCAGGCCTGGGAGTATCTCGACGGTGAGACCGATTACGACACCATGCGGGATAAAGGCGTCTTTGCGACGCGGCAGTTGTGTAAGAGGCAGCTTACGTGGCTGCGGGCTATGTCGGAGCGGGTTGTAGTTGATTGTTGTGCTGCTGATGCTACTTTGCTTGCTCTACAGGCTATTGAACGAGTTGTTGGCTGA